A window of the Blattabacterium cuenoti genome harbors these coding sequences:
- the rpsE gene encoding 30S ribosomal protein S5: MIMQYIFSNKEKKTKYLGLELKEKLIGVTRVCKVTKGRRYFSFSAIVVKGDENGMVGYGFGKSKEAPDAIRKAGDQAKRNLHKVCICNGTVPHKQEAKYRGAYVLIKPASNGTGIIAGGSLRAVLKASGLKNVLSKSKGSSNHHNIIKAAIKALSKVRDVNIISKQRGIDIKKVYNG, translated from the coding sequence ATGATAATGCAATATATTTTTTCTAATAAAGAAAAAAAAACAAAATATTTAGGACTAGAATTAAAAGAAAAATTAATAGGAGTTACAAGAGTTTGTAAAGTAACTAAAGGAAGAAGATATTTTAGTTTCAGTGCAATTGTTGTTAAAGGAGATGAAAATGGAATGGTAGGATATGGATTTGGAAAATCTAAAGAAGCACCTGATGCAATAAGAAAAGCTGGAGATCAAGCTAAAAGAAATTTACATAAAGTTTGTATATGTAATGGAACAGTTCCTCATAAACAAGAGGCAAAATATAGAGGAGCATATGTATTAATAAAACCAGCATCTAATGGAACAGGAATTATTGCTGGAGGTTCTTTAAGAGCTGTTCTTAAAGCTTCAGGATTAAAAAATGTTTTATCTAAATCTAAAGGTTCTTCTAACCATCATAATATAATAAAAGCAGCAATAAAAGCACTTAGTAAAGTAAGAGATGTTAATATTATATCAAAACAAAGAGGAATTGATATAAAAAAAGTTTATAATGGATAA
- a CDS encoding 50S ribosomal protein L18, whose product MKKKILGNFEKPRISIFRSNKQIYVQVIDDVLGNTVTSFSSKKIEDIDKKMTKIKQSYKVGLILGLKLKKLKIKKLVLDKKNYLYHGRIKSLADGIRSVGIKF is encoded by the coding sequence ATGAAAAAAAAAATATTAGGAAATTTTGAAAAACCTAGAATATCAATTTTTAGAAGTAATAAACAAATTTATGTACAAGTAATTGACGATGTATTAGGTAATACAGTAACATCATTTTCATCAAAAAAAATAGAAGATATAGATAAAAAAATGACTAAAATTAAACAGTCTTATAAAGTTGGATTAATATTAGGATTAAAATTAAAAAAATTGAAAATAAAAAAATTAGTTCTTGATAAGAAAAATTATTTATATCATGGAAGAATTAAATCATTGGCTGATGGAATTAGAAGTGTTGGAATAAAATTTTAA